A genomic region of Pongo pygmaeus isolate AG05252 chromosome 7, NHGRI_mPonPyg2-v2.0_pri, whole genome shotgun sequence contains the following coding sequences:
- the FAM110B gene encoding protein FAM110B has product MPTETLQTGSMVKPVSPAGTFTSAVPLRILNKGPDYFRRQAEPNPKRLSAVERLEADKAKYVKSQEVINAKQEPVKPAVLAKPPVCPAAKRALGSPTLKVFGNHAKTESGMQRENLKLEILKNIINSSEGSSSGSGHKHSSRNWPPHRSEATDLHRHSFAESLKVYPTQGRSSPQEGGSHVGRRLLEQSAESFLHVSHSSSDIRKVTSVKPLKAIPCSSSAPPLPPKPKIAAIASMKSPEADPVEPACGVSRRPSLQRSKSDLSDRYFRVDADVERFFNYCGLDPEELENLGMENFARANSDIISLNFRSASMISSDCEQSQDSNSDLRNDDSANDRVPYGISAIERNARIIKWLYSIKQARESQKVSHV; this is encoded by the coding sequence ATGCCCACGGAGACCCTACAGACAGGTAGCATGGTGAAGCCGGTCAGCCCCGCGGGCACCTTCACCTCTGCTGTGCCCCTGCGCATCCTGAACAAGGGGCCAGACTACTTCCGCAGGCAGGCCGAGCCCAACCCCAAGAGGCTCAGCGCCGTGGAGAGGCTGGAGGCCGACAAGGCCAAGTACGTCAAGAGCCAGGAGGTGATCAACGCCAAGCAGGAGCCCGTGAAGCCCGCCGTGCTGGCCAAGCCCCCAGTGTGCCCGGCTGCCAAGCGCGCACTGGGCAGCCCCACGCTCAAAGTGTTCGGCAACCACGCCAAGACCGAGAGCGGCATGCAGAGGGAGAACCTGAAGCTGGAGATCCTGAAGAACATCATCAATAGCTCCGAGGGCTCCAGCTCGGGCTCGGGGCACAAGCACAGCTCCCGCAACTGGCCGCCCCACCGGTCGGAAGCCACTGACCTGCACCGTCACTCCTTCGCGGAGTCCCTGAAGGTCTACCCCACGCAGGGCCGCAGCAGCCCGCAGGAGGGCGGCTCCCACGTGGGCAGGAGACTGCTGGAGCAGTCAGCCGAGTCCTTCCTCCACGTGTCCCACAGCTCTTCGGACATCCGCAAGGTGACCAGCGTGAAGCCCCTCAAGGCCATCCCCTGCAGTAGCTctgcccctcccctgcctcccaagCCCAAAATCGCAGCCATCGCCTCCATGAAGTCCCCCGAGGCCGACCCTGTGGAACCAGCTTGTGGAGTCAGCCGAAGACCCTCCCTCCAGCGGTCTAAGTCAGACTTGAGTGACAGATATTTCCGAGTGGACGCAGACGTGGAGAGGTTCTTCAACTACTGTGGACTGGATCCGGAAGAGCTGGAAAACCTGGGAATGGAAAACTTTGCAAGGGCTAATTCTGACATAATATCCCTCAACTTCCGCAGCGCAAGCATGATCAGCTCAGACTGTGAACAGTCTCAGGACAGTAACAGTGACCTTAGAAATGATGACAGTGCCAATGACCGCGTGCCGTATGGCATTTCTGCCATCGAAAGAAATGCTAGAATCATCAAGTGGTTATATAGCATCAAACAAGCTAGAGAGTCACAGAAGGTCTCCCACGTGTAA